A genome region from Triticum aestivum cultivar Chinese Spring chromosome 2B, IWGSC CS RefSeq v2.1, whole genome shotgun sequence includes the following:
- the LOC123043080 gene encoding UDP-glycosyltransferase 88F5, protein MDDGLGTTAGTPHKKRVVLYPSPGMGHLVSMIELGKLFAARGLAVTILIVELPFVDTGARGPFLAGVTAANPAISFHCLPRVRFPPLASSHPEAVTYEVARLSNPHLRDFLLAGDARPAVLVVDFFCSVALDLAAELGVPGYCFFTSGAEALASFLYLPVLHEQSAASFREMGEELVRVPGISPFPATHALKPLQDRDDAAYRGFLQVSPDLCRSQGIIINTFRSLEPRAVEAIGAGLCTPPGLPTPPVHCIGPLIKSAEVGVKRGGECLAWLDAQPEGSVVFLCFGSLGVFSAAQIREIGVGLEASGVRFLWVVRSPPNEDPAKRFEEPPEPDLGALLPEGFLERTGERGLVVKTWAPQRDVLAHGAVGGFVTHCGWNSVLEAVMAGVPMLAWPLYAEQRLNRVFLEKELGLAAAVEGYDQEGEVVEAGEVEKKVRWLMESDGGSVLRERTLGAMRRAKEALAAGGESDVTLTKLVEGWMGDDKVQRQ, encoded by the coding sequence ATGGACGACGGCCTGGGCACCACCGCCGGGACGCCTCACAAGAAGCGGGTGGTGCTGTACCCGTCGCCGGGGATGGGCCACCTGGTGTCCATGATCGAGCTCGGCAAGCTCTTCGCAGCGCGGGGCCTGGCCGTCACCATCCTCATCGTGGAGCTGCCCTTCGTCGACACCGGCGCGCGGGGGCCCTTCCTGGCCGGCGTCACCGCGGCCAACCCGGCCATCTCCTTCCACTGCCTGCCCCGCGTCCGGTTCCCGCCCCTCGCCTCCTCGCACCCCGAGGCCGTCACCTACGAGGTCGCCCGCCTCTCCAACCCGCACCTCCGCGACTTCCTCCTCGCCGGTGATGCCCGTCCAGCCGTCCTCGTCGTCGACTTCTTCTGCAGCGtggccctcgacctcgccgccgagcTCGGGGTCCCGGGCTACTGCTTCTTCACGTCCGGCGCCGAGGCCCTGGCGTCCTTCCTGTACCTGCCGGTGCTGCACGAGCAGAGCGCCGCCAGCTTCCGGGAGATGGGCGAGGAGCTGGTGCGCGTGCCGGGGATCTCGCCGTTCCCGGCCACGCACGCGCTCAAGCCGCTCCAGGACCGCGACGACGCGGCGTACCGGGGCTTTTTACAGGTTTCACCGGACCTCTGCCGCTCGCAGGGCATCATCATCAACACGTTCCGGTCGCTGGAGCCGCGCGCCGTCGAGGCGATCGGCGCGGGGCtctgcacgccgcccggcctcccgaCCCCGCCGGTGCACTGCATCGGGCCGCTGATAAAGTCGGCGGAGGTGGGCGTGAAGCGCGGCGGGGAGTGCCTGGCGTGGCTGGACGCGCAGCCGGAGGGCAGCGTGGTGTTCCTCTGCTTCGGCAGCCTGGGCGTGTTCAGCGCGGCGCAGATCAGGGAGATCGGCGTCGGGCTGGAGGCGAGCGGCGTGAGGTTTCTATGGGTGGTCCGCAGCCCGCCGAACGAGGACCCGGCCAAGAGGTTCGAGGAGCCGCCGGAGCCGGACCTCGGCGCGCTGCTCCCGGAGGGCTTCCTGGAGCGGACCGGAGAAAGAGGGCTGGTGGTGAAGACGTGGGCGCCGCAGCGGGACGTGCTGGCGCACGGCGCGGTGGGCGGGTTCGTGACGCACTGCGGCTGGAACTCGGTGCTGGAGGCGGTGATGGCCGGCGTGCCGATGCTGGCGTGGCCGCTGTACGCGGAGCAGCGGCTGAACCGGGTGTTCCTGGAGAAGGAGCTGGGGCTGGCCGCGGCGGTGGAGGGGTACGACCAAGAGGGTGAGGTGGTGGAGGCCGGCGAGGTAGAGAAGAAGGTGCGGTGGCTGATGGAGTCCGACGGCGGGAGCGTGCTCCGGGAGCGCACGCTGGGCGCCATGAGGAGGGCCAAGGAGGCGCTGGCCGCGGGCGGGGAGTCGGACGTGACGCTCACcaagctggtggagggctggatgggaGACGATAAGGTGCAACGCCAATAA